From a region of the Methylomonas rapida genome:
- a CDS encoding YqaJ viral recombinase family nuclease, whose amino-acid sequence MKVIDVSQRSDVWRHWRLQGVSASEAAIVMNRSPYKSHWRLWAEKIGLVLEASLDNNPLIRAGIQQEPEALQRFEDKHDLMLLPLCGESEQYPLMRASFDGLSDANEPVEIKCPHETTFLDVLLNREASAAYQLYWCQVQQQLLVSEAQRGFLFFYHQGQDIEFEIQRDEIFLTQLVDKAMDFWSAVKSKKEPQKDPERDLYLPQGESERQWQQLAATYRQRALTILDIKSQLNQLEDEQSRIEDTLVTLMGDYVAAEHSGLRISRFQSQGAIDYKAALQALQPDVQAGALDVYRKPSAMRVRVTCRDDDGKHAEVPFDAQALKDLAGVDFWF is encoded by the coding sequence ATGAAGGTCATCGACGTTTCGCAACGTTCCGACGTATGGCGGCATTGGCGATTACAAGGCGTCAGTGCCAGTGAAGCGGCCATCGTCATGAATCGCTCGCCCTACAAAAGCCATTGGCGGCTCTGGGCCGAGAAAATTGGCTTGGTACTGGAAGCCAGTCTGGACAACAACCCGTTGATCCGCGCTGGTATCCAGCAGGAGCCTGAAGCTTTGCAACGCTTCGAGGATAAACACGATCTGATGTTGTTGCCGCTGTGCGGCGAGTCGGAACAGTATCCGTTGATGCGGGCTTCTTTCGACGGCTTATCCGACGCGAATGAGCCAGTGGAAATCAAATGTCCGCACGAAACCACGTTTTTGGATGTGCTGTTAAACCGGGAAGCCTCGGCTGCCTATCAGTTGTATTGGTGCCAGGTGCAACAGCAACTGCTGGTATCCGAAGCGCAACGCGGCTTTTTGTTTTTCTATCACCAAGGCCAGGACATCGAGTTTGAAATTCAGCGCGATGAGATTTTTCTCACCCAGCTGGTCGATAAAGCGATGGATTTCTGGTCGGCGGTCAAATCGAAAAAGGAACCACAAAAGGATCCCGAACGCGATTTGTATTTGCCGCAAGGTGAGTCGGAACGGCAATGGCAACAACTGGCGGCGACGTATCGGCAACGGGCGTTGACCATCTTGGACATCAAAAGCCAACTCAACCAGTTGGAGGACGAGCAGTCGCGCATTGAAGACACCTTAGTGACATTGATGGGCGATTACGTAGCTGCGGAGCATTCCGGGTTACGGATCAGCCGGTTTCAAAGCCAGGGTGCTATCGATTACAAGGCGGCACTGCAAGCCTTGCAACCGGATGTTCAGGCTGGGGCGCTGGACGTCTATCGAAAACCGTCGGCCATGCGGGTCCGGGTGACCTGCCGGGACGACGACGGTAAACATGCCGAAGTGCCGTTCGATGCCCAAGCCTTGAAAGACTTGGCGGGTGTGGACTTTTGGTTTTGA
- a CDS encoding STAS-like domain-containing protein, protein MDRSLGTTTLGLCKIQKTKLITSLSLEIIHPLLRRSRMHIAVITATDSQIPQPLHGKNLARLARECFANQQILTIDFKDVSTITQGFFQELFFPLIAEFGADYLKSKLIVINLSDANEIRLQSAFKSLDDYFDKLTAINHQGCDEEIYTMNQTWLIKAREIARENPVLTELVLGITDDTMRTALGHLSLEDIQFIARSNWLCFTPRFSSQFLMNINKEQPPIVEAMLGLTGSIC, encoded by the coding sequence TTGGACCGATCGCTCGGGACGACGACGCTGGGCCTCTGCAAAATCCAAAAAACCAAATTAATTACATCACTCAGCCTGGAGATCATCCATCCGCTACTAAGGAGAAGTCGCATGCATATTGCTGTCATTACAGCCACTGATTCCCAAATACCGCAGCCCTTACATGGCAAAAACCTAGCTAGGCTCGCACGCGAGTGCTTTGCCAATCAGCAAATATTGACCATTGATTTTAAGGACGTCAGCACCATTACCCAAGGATTTTTTCAGGAATTATTTTTTCCTTTGATTGCTGAGTTTGGCGCCGATTATTTGAAATCGAAACTTATAGTCATTAACTTGAGTGACGCCAATGAAATTCGGCTGCAATCTGCATTCAAAAGCTTGGACGACTATTTCGACAAACTGACAGCGATCAATCACCAAGGGTGCGACGAAGAGATATACACCATGAATCAAACTTGGTTGATCAAGGCCAGAGAGATCGCGCGGGAAAATCCAGTATTGACGGAATTAGTGCTGGGAATTACGGATGACACCATGCGAACAGCACTCGGTCATTTGTCCTTGGAAGACATTCAGTTCATCGCTCGCTCCAATTGGCTTTGCTTCACTCCACGGTTTTCCAGTCAGTTCCTGATGAACATCAATAAAGAACAGCCGCCGATAGTGGAAGCCATGCTCGGTTTAACCGGCTCGATCTGCTGA
- a CDS encoding IS3 family transposase (programmed frameshift) has protein sequence MKNNDQPATIATKSKRNKYTSQFKEQALERAKQDGVSKAAKDLGIAQAMLYSWQAKSRQTGQPFEEQKLQQAEIARLKRENARLEEEVAFFKKGGSVLCQAAPVKYAMMQSLESEFSVKLMCRCFKVSRSGYYQWKKRPPSPRAQSQEAMADEIKRVFDDEKARAGSPRITKRLNDEGHRVSRHTVAKIMKSKGWRAKAARKYKATTNSNHNLPVAPNHLAQDFGATAPDQKWVSDITYIWTDEGWLYLAVVLELYSRKVIGWAMAERMTASLVCDALTMALWRRKLPKDVIVHSDRGSQYCSAAYQALLKQHQLICSMSKKGDCYDNAAMESWNHSFKVEAIHGERLSTRADAKQHVFEYIEVYYNRKRLHSKLGYLSPEAFELKHVS, from the exons ATGAAAAACAACGATCAACCAGCGACTATCGCTACAAAGTCTAAACGCAACAAATATACGTCTCAGTTTAAAGAGCAAGCCTTGGAGCGAGCAAAGCAAGACGGTGTCTCAAAAGCAGCCAAAGATTTGGGAATTGCGCAAGCCATGCTGTATAGCTGGCAAGCCAAAAGCCGCCAAACCGGTCAGCCCTTTGAAGAGCAAAAACTGCAACAAGCTGAAATCGCACGGCTTAAACGGGAAAATGCACGCCTGGAAGAGGAAGTCGCCT TTTTTAAAAAAGGCGGCAGCGTACTTTGCCAAGCAGCCCCGGTGAAGTACGCCATGATGCAATCCCTTGAATCTGAATTTTCCGTCAAGCTGATGTGTCGCTGTTTTAAAGTTTCGCGCAGCGGCTATTATCAGTGGAAAAAGCGTCCGCCCTCGCCAAGAGCGCAATCGCAAGAAGCCATGGCCGATGAGATCAAACGGGTATTCGATGATGAAAAAGCGCGTGCCGGTTCGCCCCGAATAACCAAGCGACTCAACGATGAAGGCCATCGCGTCAGCCGTCATACCGTGGCCAAGATCATGAAGTCCAAGGGTTGGCGGGCCAAGGCCGCACGGAAATACAAGGCTACAACCAACAGCAATCACAACTTGCCCGTAGCCCCCAACCACTTGGCTCAAGATTTTGGAGCGACGGCGCCCGATCAGAAATGGGTCTCAGACATTACCTATATCTGGACGGACGAGGGTTGGCTTTATCTAGCCGTCGTCTTGGAGTTGTATTCACGCAAGGTCATTGGTTGGGCCATGGCTGAACGCATGACTGCCAGCCTGGTTTGCGATGCTTTGACCATGGCGCTGTGGCGGCGAAAATTACCCAAAGACGTTATCGTCCATTCGGATCGAGGCAGCCAGTATTGTTCAGCAGCCTATCAAGCCTTGCTCAAACAACACCAATTGATTTGTAGCATGAGCAAGAAAGGCGATTGCTACGATAACGCCGCCATGGAAAGCTGGAACCACAGCTTCAAGGTCGAAGCCATTCATGGTGAGCGGCTATCAACACGAGCCGACGCCAAGCAACATGTCTTCGAATACATCGAAGTGTATTACAATCGCAAACGGCTTCATTCCAAATTGGGCTATCTATCCCCTGAAGCCTTTGAACTTAAACATGTCTCTTAG
- a CDS encoding S-4TM family putative pore-forming effector: protein MDNEIILKQNRAENLDCLAAMRYLYSNAKFYMKWQVFFNVIFIAVFSIVAYLTNSDLLWFKYDMSAHLAFFSIVVTLTNTLIFVPVIKSKKELAAKIQEKFDTNVLSFDWNDVNVGNPPDNEVIKLFSERFKEKRNYSELKDWYAKSVANVPFYVARFLCQRSNLVWNVGLRNEYIKYIFKFSVIFGLVIAVFGFLSDITFSNFVLNVATPLLPILTFCIEQYRENKDSIENLEKLKQDMDSYWQELIENKDSIENNVFARRIQDEIYKNRKDNQLFFDEIYDKLKNKYEDAMYYNVNQMIEKYNRS from the coding sequence ATGGATAATGAAATAATACTTAAGCAGAATAGAGCGGAAAACTTAGATTGTCTGGCGGCAATGCGTTACTTATACAGCAATGCTAAGTTTTATATGAAATGGCAGGTGTTTTTTAATGTAATTTTTATAGCCGTATTCTCCATAGTCGCTTATCTAACAAACAGCGATTTATTGTGGTTTAAATATGATATGTCTGCTCATCTGGCCTTTTTTAGTATTGTTGTAACCCTTACGAACACATTGATATTTGTTCCGGTAATAAAAAGCAAAAAAGAGTTAGCAGCAAAAATACAAGAAAAATTTGATACAAATGTTTTATCTTTTGATTGGAATGATGTAAATGTTGGGAATCCTCCTGACAACGAAGTTATAAAACTTTTTTCCGAAAGGTTTAAAGAGAAAAGGAATTATTCAGAGTTGAAGGATTGGTATGCCAAATCTGTGGCAAATGTTCCCTTTTATGTTGCAAGATTTCTTTGTCAAAGGTCTAATCTTGTGTGGAATGTTGGCTTAAGAAATGAGTACATAAAATACATTTTTAAATTTTCCGTTATTTTTGGTCTTGTCATAGCTGTATTTGGCTTTTTGTCAGATATTACATTTAGTAATTTTGTGCTCAATGTTGCGACCCCGTTATTGCCAATTCTTACTTTTTGCATAGAACAATACAGAGAAAACAAGGATTCAATTGAAAATCTTGAAAAACTTAAACAGGATATGGACTCATACTGGCAGGAATTGATTGAAAATAAAGACTCAATCGAAAATAATGTTTTTGCTAGGAGAATTCAAGATGAAATTTACAAAAACAGAAAAGACAATCAGCTATTTTTTGATGAAATTTATGATAAATTAAAAAATAAGTATGAAGATGCAATGTACTATAATGTTAATCAAATGATCGAAAAATATAATAGAAGTTAA
- a CDS encoding FlhC family transcriptional regulator, protein MLKKYQQQTLAIELLKRHARVKIVHQVTGIPIKPLRQTYRQLHGRSPSPGSIKFSTLGLTGSRRKYKDVTLFAVCYRVAASKSADDQIQAVITAFDAYKHSYPFGNLDFSAAWVISEDLKDKKVQVSTCPHCRAWVLLNAREDQVERCGVCNNSL, encoded by the coding sequence ATGCTGAAAAAGTATCAACAGCAAACACTCGCCATTGAATTGCTCAAACGCCATGCCAGGGTAAAAATCGTGCATCAAGTGACTGGCATTCCCATCAAGCCGTTAAGACAGACTTATCGACAATTGCATGGTCGTTCGCCCAGTCCAGGCTCAATCAAGTTTTCAACACTCGGGTTGACTGGAAGTCGGCGGAAATACAAGGACGTTACGCTGTTTGCGGTGTGCTATCGGGTGGCAGCGAGTAAGTCGGCCGATGATCAAATCCAAGCAGTGATAACCGCCTTTGATGCCTATAAGCATTCCTACCCATTCGGAAACCTTGATTTTTCAGCGGCATGGGTTATCTCTGAAGACCTCAAGGATAAAAAAGTGCAGGTTTCAACATGCCCGCATTGTCGTGCCTGGGTGCTGTTGAACGCAAGAGAAGACCAGGTGGAACGCTGCGGCGTTTGCAACAACTCATTGTAA
- a CDS encoding FlhC family transcriptional regulator: MKTVPFKRASNFANHWVLAEQLIQLGARPPIVSQLCRLSRQQSIDLYKSVKGCSPKQGMLPHDHQWVIQSAGRNIHASIFLGILDDIRRRLSIQHATAQVLVDAFSLYKNIASQIFIGPKAIPPVTRQFTLDINRAWSLSSMLLAGDLIFTVCARCKARFLSVIHPNATFSRCPICDVWTDRSGRRRWASAKSKKPN, encoded by the coding sequence ATGAAAACAGTGCCATTTAAAAGAGCCTCAAATTTTGCCAACCACTGGGTTTTAGCTGAGCAATTGATCCAGCTTGGCGCTCGTCCACCTATCGTCAGTCAACTTTGTCGATTGTCACGGCAACAAAGTATCGACTTGTACAAATCAGTAAAAGGATGCTCACCCAAACAAGGCATGCTACCTCATGATCACCAATGGGTCATTCAGTCCGCGGGCCGCAATATTCACGCGTCGATATTTTTGGGCATTCTCGATGATATTCGGCGGCGATTATCTATTCAACATGCTACAGCTCAGGTATTAGTTGATGCCTTTAGCCTTTATAAAAACATCGCATCACAAATATTCATCGGGCCTAAAGCAATACCCCCTGTAACAAGACAGTTCACGTTAGACATCAATAGGGCGTGGTCTTTAAGCAGCATGCTCTTAGCCGGTGATTTGATCTTCACTGTTTGCGCACGTTGCAAAGCACGTTTTCTCAGCGTGATTCACCCGAATGCAACCTTTAGCCGATGCCCAATCTGCGATGTTTGGACCGATCGCTCGGGACGACGACGCTGGGCCTCTGCAAAATCCAAAAAACCAAATTAA
- a CDS encoding VWA domain-containing protein, with protein MKNRTLHNAFPIVAAAIGNRFGVKVSVGGDKAETDGQTIWLPAYEGDDADYQDYAWGLLAHEAAHIRYSDFTLRYGSSVLRRRLCNAIEDVRIEHELAKDFPGTRLTIRTVIEKMIAKGDFVAASESDHPANILYGFVLKSLRARVLGQTALLPLVEQTEAALKSAFPKGTVTRLKGLLSEVPKCLQSESDCLQLTDRILTMIEQEFEQQRQRHQAQPSEDEENSPEPDDADQDAESTDSDDSNGQISQDDMEPDERLPNDTADDPSSASDGDDDSNPKNPDDELATPSDSSTSDPQGEDEENAEIADPMGVLQTLLSAEDTDIEQDLFESLKSALSLAAENLSELLMPSGLEPPMDERAGVILLRKVQGESGKIRAALQGIVQSQTMSRTKHACRGRRLDGKRLHRLPLGETKLFQRKQAKSAPNTAIHLLLDKSESMGYQVTDSQGNPMGSRMPIALEATLALALAFEGIPGVNPGVTAFPGRQDDSVYSLLEHGQRVNARTGAFSVAAAGSTPMTEAIWFGVASLLRCREPRKVLMVMTDGQPNESLSTLELLQRCRDSGIETVGVGLGLDVSHLFPVAITINDLSELRAQLFELSKSLLLAA; from the coding sequence ATGAAAAATAGAACCTTACACAACGCATTTCCCATCGTTGCGGCGGCCATTGGCAATCGCTTTGGCGTCAAAGTCAGTGTCGGCGGTGATAAAGCCGAAACCGATGGCCAAACCATTTGGCTGCCGGCCTATGAGGGCGACGATGCGGATTATCAGGATTACGCCTGGGGCCTGTTGGCCCACGAAGCGGCGCATATTCGCTATTCGGATTTTACGCTGCGCTATGGCAGTTCGGTCTTACGTCGGCGTTTATGCAATGCCATCGAAGATGTTCGCATTGAGCACGAACTGGCCAAGGACTTTCCGGGTACCCGGCTGACTATCCGCACCGTAATTGAAAAGATGATTGCCAAAGGCGACTTTGTGGCCGCCAGTGAAAGCGATCATCCGGCCAACATTTTGTATGGATTCGTGTTGAAAAGCTTGCGTGCACGGGTACTGGGTCAAACGGCCCTATTACCGTTGGTCGAACAAACCGAAGCGGCATTGAAGTCAGCGTTTCCGAAAGGAACCGTAACGCGGTTGAAAGGCTTGCTGTCGGAAGTCCCGAAGTGCTTGCAATCGGAGAGTGATTGCCTGCAGTTGACTGATCGCATCCTGACCATGATTGAGCAGGAATTCGAGCAACAACGGCAGCGTCATCAGGCACAGCCATCGGAAGATGAGGAAAACTCGCCTGAGCCGGATGATGCGGATCAGGATGCTGAATCAACCGATTCGGACGATTCGAATGGCCAGATTTCCCAGGATGACATGGAGCCCGATGAACGATTGCCCAACGACACTGCAGACGATCCGTCTTCAGCATCCGATGGTGACGATGATTCGAATCCCAAAAATCCTGACGATGAACTGGCAACGCCATCCGACAGTTCGACATCCGACCCGCAAGGTGAAGATGAGGAAAATGCTGAGATTGCCGACCCGATGGGCGTCTTGCAAACCCTGTTGTCCGCCGAAGACACTGACATCGAGCAGGATCTGTTTGAGTCGCTGAAATCGGCGTTGTCGTTAGCGGCAGAAAACTTATCGGAACTGCTGATGCCCAGTGGCCTCGAACCGCCCATGGACGAACGAGCCGGTGTGATTTTACTGCGCAAGGTGCAAGGCGAATCGGGAAAAATCCGCGCCGCTTTGCAAGGCATCGTGCAATCGCAAACCATGAGCCGCACGAAACATGCCTGTCGTGGCCGGCGGCTGGATGGCAAGCGTTTGCATCGGCTGCCCTTGGGTGAAACCAAGCTGTTTCAGCGCAAGCAGGCCAAATCGGCCCCCAATACGGCCATTCATCTGTTACTCGATAAATCCGAAAGCATGGGGTATCAGGTCACCGATAGCCAAGGCAACCCGATGGGATCGCGGATGCCGATTGCATTGGAAGCCACCTTGGCACTGGCGTTGGCCTTTGAAGGTATACCCGGAGTCAATCCTGGCGTCACCGCGTTTCCAGGGCGTCAGGACGATTCGGTCTATAGCTTGCTGGAACATGGTCAACGTGTGAATGCTCGAACCGGTGCCTTTTCGGTAGCCGCCGCCGGCAGTACACCAATGACTGAAGCGATTTGGTTTGGTGTGGCGTCACTGCTGCGATGCCGGGAACCGCGCAAAGTGTTGATGGTGATGACCGATGGTCAGCCCAACGAGTCACTGAGCACACTGGAGTTGTTGCAGCGCTGCCGCGATAGCGGTATTGAAACCGTCGGTGTGGGGTTGGGACTGGATGTCAGTCATCTCTTCCCGGTTGCCATCACCATCAACGATCTATCGGAGCTGAGAGCGCAATTGTTCGAGCTCTCGAAATCGTTGTTGTTGGCGGCGTAA
- a CDS encoding flagellar transcriptional regulator FlhD: MSTLDEDLSRLNFEYLMLARECARSNPAETAWRFGLDKNHIEKLADMTLEQLRDQAESSRAVIRLLPIFVPSGVSMGTYVDLLQPLVSERTDENSAI, from the coding sequence ATGTCAACACTGGATGAAGATCTTAGCCGTTTGAATTTCGAATATCTCATGCTAGCCAGGGAATGTGCTCGCAGCAACCCAGCAGAAACAGCATGGCGATTTGGCTTGGACAAAAACCATATAGAAAAACTTGCAGACATGACGCTGGAGCAACTTCGGGATCAAGCTGAAAGTAGCAGAGCGGTTATTCGGCTATTGCCGATCTTCGTTCCAAGTGGCGTTTCCATGGGCACCTACGTGGATTTACTTCAACCCTTGGTTTCGGAACGGACCGATGAAAACAGTGCCATTTAA
- the bet gene encoding phage recombination protein Bet: protein MSQNNRNTLPKTRDLPMPAVVQQSYGLSEQSWKVLTEVTFPTAKTPEAILMALDYCKARKLDIFKKPVHIVPMWSAALGRNVETVWPSIMEIQTTASRTGVWAGMDRPVWGPDVTKTFTGRYKDDNEQWQESSVTVTFPEWVAVTVYRIVGGKRCAFTEEVYWLEAYSTAGGKNSQVPTAMWIKRPKGQLAKCGKAASLRAAFPEECGYAAEEMDGKTLDDVVDGSVIDGEATHWETDVGQAGDWFSGSSEQTPHVIDVSQIHPKVQKAVAELVRRTAAAGAWKAAYDYANQKFKGIDLTFALAELDKVSEVDPMASSALVKTDSTGMPPLSAKDMAMNQARQTLGHAA from the coding sequence ATGAGCCAAAACAACCGCAACACCTTACCCAAAACCCGTGACTTACCGATGCCAGCTGTTGTTCAGCAAAGCTACGGCCTGTCGGAACAGTCCTGGAAAGTATTAACCGAAGTCACCTTTCCGACTGCCAAAACCCCGGAAGCGATCCTGATGGCGCTGGATTATTGCAAGGCCCGCAAGCTCGACATCTTCAAAAAGCCGGTGCATATCGTGCCGATGTGGAGCGCGGCTTTAGGCCGTAATGTCGAAACCGTCTGGCCGTCCATTATGGAAATCCAGACCACCGCATCACGGACCGGTGTTTGGGCCGGCATGGATAGACCCGTCTGGGGCCCGGATGTCACCAAAACCTTTACCGGTCGCTACAAGGACGACAACGAGCAATGGCAGGAATCCAGCGTCACTGTGACCTTTCCCGAATGGGTGGCGGTTACTGTGTACCGGATCGTCGGCGGCAAACGCTGCGCCTTTACCGAGGAAGTCTACTGGCTAGAGGCTTATAGCACGGCAGGCGGTAAAAACTCGCAAGTGCCGACCGCGATGTGGATCAAACGCCCCAAGGGGCAATTGGCCAAATGCGGTAAAGCGGCGTCCTTGCGCGCAGCCTTTCCTGAGGAATGCGGTTATGCCGCCGAGGAAATGGATGGCAAAACGCTCGATGATGTTGTCGACGGTTCGGTGATCGATGGCGAGGCGACACATTGGGAAACCGATGTTGGCCAAGCGGGTGATTGGTTTTCCGGATCATCCGAGCAAACGCCGCACGTGATCGACGTGTCGCAAATCCATCCCAAGGTGCAAAAAGCCGTCGCCGAGCTGGTACGTCGTACAGCGGCAGCCGGTGCCTGGAAAGCAGCCTACGACTATGCCAACCAAAAGTTCAAAGGCATCGACCTGACCTTTGCATTGGCCGAGCTAGACAAGGTATCGGAGGTTGATCCCATGGCATCATCAGCCTTAGTTAAAACGGACAGTACCGGCATGCCGCCATTGTCCGCGAAAGACATGGCCATGAATCAGGCCCGTCAAACCTTGGGGCACGCAGCTTAG
- the ssb gene encoding single-stranded DNA-binding protein, translating into MFTLPGFSIPVGIQRAGMSIAAPLGIVIVESGAADRRNVIMANRGVNKVILLGRLGADPDVRFMPDNGGKVVAVRLATSEVWNDPKNGKQERTEWHRVVFFKKLADTAEQYLHKGSQIYIEGRLRTQQWGQANDKRYRTEIAAFELQLLDRPNASAAANGSSSSPATPEDADWDDDYSDMPIH; encoded by the coding sequence GTGTTTACCCTGCCGGGCTTCTCGATTCCCGTGGGGATTCAGCGTGCCGGCATGTCCATCGCCGCGCCGCTGGGTATTGTTATCGTTGAGTCGGGCGCGGCCGACAGGAGGAATGTCATCATGGCCAATCGCGGTGTGAACAAAGTCATCTTGCTGGGCCGGCTCGGCGCCGATCCGGATGTTCGCTTTATGCCCGATAACGGCGGCAAAGTAGTCGCCGTCCGTTTGGCAACCAGTGAAGTCTGGAACGATCCCAAAAACGGCAAACAGGAGCGGACCGAATGGCATCGAGTGGTGTTTTTCAAAAAACTCGCCGATACCGCCGAACAGTATTTGCATAAAGGCAGCCAGATCTACATCGAAGGCCGTTTGCGTACCCAGCAATGGGGCCAAGCAAATGACAAGCGTTACCGTACCGAAATCGCCGCCTTTGAATTGCAGTTGCTGGATCGCCCAAATGCATCGGCAGCCGCCAACGGTTCGTCATCATCGCCAGCGACGCCCGAGGACGCCGATTGGGATGACGACTACAGCGATATGCCCATCCATTAA
- a CDS encoding AAA family ATPase, whose product MYQQYSIADTFGIQAPSSMKVEGFVPAGQNTYVPAQKPYVFRKDHLRDVLAFLGAANGDGLYLSGPTGSGKTSLLEQVAARLHWGVHSVTGHGRLELNDLLGQYMLVDGGAMKWIDGPLTLAVRLGHVLLINEIDAIDPAELIGLNEIVEGKPLTIPQTGDVITPHPKFRLVATGNSAGSGDQSGLYQGVLRQNLAFLDRFRLMEVGYPEPEDEMKLLADVVPTMPETVRESMIKVANQIRKVFIGGADGGGMLSVTDLARVSQTDS is encoded by the coding sequence ATGTACCAACAATATTCCATTGCCGACACCTTCGGCATTCAGGCCCCGTCGTCCATGAAAGTGGAAGGTTTTGTACCCGCCGGACAAAACACCTATGTACCGGCACAAAAGCCGTACGTGTTTCGCAAGGATCACTTGCGCGATGTGTTGGCGTTTTTAGGCGCAGCCAATGGCGACGGCTTATACCTGTCCGGTCCTACCGGTTCCGGTAAAACCTCATTGTTGGAGCAAGTCGCGGCGCGTCTCCATTGGGGCGTGCATTCCGTCACCGGTCACGGTCGATTGGAACTCAACGATCTGCTCGGCCAGTACATGCTGGTCGACGGCGGCGCGATGAAGTGGATTGATGGTCCGTTGACCTTGGCTGTTCGCCTGGGACATGTGCTGTTGATCAACGAAATCGATGCCATTGATCCTGCCGAGCTGATTGGCTTGAATGAAATCGTCGAAGGGAAACCTTTAACGATTCCGCAAACCGGCGATGTGATTACGCCGCATCCTAAGTTTCGTTTGGTCGCCACCGGCAATAGTGCCGGATCGGGTGATCAGTCGGGCTTGTACCAAGGGGTGTTACGTCAAAACCTGGCGTTTTTGGATCGTTTTAGGCTGATGGAAGTCGGCTACCCCGAACCCGAAGACGAAATGAAGCTATTGGCCGATGTGGTGCCGACCATGCCGGAAACGGTACGCGAAAGTATGATCAAAGTCGCCAATCAGATTCGTAAAGTCTTTATCGGCGGTGCGGATGGCGGTGGCATGTTATCGGTGACTGATCTTGCTCGTGTTTCACAGACAGATAGCTAA
- the radC gene encoding RadC family protein, which produces MLYIRGTNNRYRMADEQDVIFEAIQIYNRNFSRGEALTSPDKAKDCIKLKLAPYEHEVFVCLFLDNQHRVIACDELFRGTIDGASVYPREVVKASLHYNAAALIIAHNHPSGISDPSQADRVITAKLKEALALIDVRVLDHFIVGETVYSFAEHGLL; this is translated from the coding sequence ATGTTATACATTCGAGGAACCAATAATCGTTACCGTATGGCCGATGAACAGGATGTCATCTTCGAGGCCATTCAGATCTACAACCGCAACTTCAGTCGAGGCGAAGCCTTGACCAGTCCGGACAAGGCGAAGGACTGTATCAAATTGAAATTGGCGCCGTATGAGCACGAAGTATTTGTGTGTCTGTTTCTGGACAATCAACACCGGGTCATCGCTTGCGATGAATTATTCCGGGGTACGATTGATGGTGCAAGCGTGTATCCGCGCGAAGTGGTCAAAGCCTCGCTGCACTATAATGCGGCGGCGCTAATTATTGCGCATAACCACCCGTCCGGCATTAGTGACCCCAGTCAGGCCGATCGCGTGATTACAGCAAAACTTAAAGAAGCCTTGGCCTTGATTGACGTTCGCGTACTTGATCACTTCATCGTCGGCGAAACCGTGTATTCCTTTGCGGAGCATGGCTTGTTGTGA
- a CDS encoding helix-turn-helix transcriptional regulator yields MNIESEQNTTAKEKEFLKINDMVEKLGVTRTQFWRMRKAGEVPPPVIRNPQMWLASQIKEFYERRVKKEDVGTL; encoded by the coding sequence GTGAACATTGAATCCGAGCAAAATACAACGGCAAAAGAAAAGGAATTTCTGAAAATTAACGACATGGTTGAAAAATTGGGCGTGACTCGGACTCAGTTTTGGCGAATGAGGAAGGCAGGCGAGGTTCCTCCACCGGTAATTCGAAATCCACAAATGTGGCTTGCAAGCCAGATCAAAGAATTTTATGAAAGGAGGGTAAAAAAAGAAGATGTCGGAACACTTTGA